CTGGAGTTCCGCTTTGCCGGCACCAATTTCGACGAGGCGATCGAGGTCTATACCACGCGGCCCGACACCGTGTTCGGCGCCAGCTTCGTGGCCGTGGCGGTCGACCATCCGATCGCCCGCGCCGTGGCCGCCACCAGCGCCGAGGCGGCGGACTTCATCGCCCTGTGCAAGAAGGGTGGCACCACCGCCGCGGAACTGGAAACGGCCGAGAAGCTGGGCTTCGACACGGGCCTGAAAGTGGCGCATCCGTTCACCGGGGCGGAGCTGCCTGTCTACATCGCCAACTTCGTGCTGATGGATTACGGCACCGGGGCGATCATGGCCGTGCCCGGGCACGACAGCCGCGACTTCGAGTTCGCCACCAAGTACGGCCTGCCGATCCCGCGCGTGGTCGCCGCTTCGGCTGACGAGGCCGACAGGCCCTTCGCGGGCGAGGCGGAGTCAGGCGACGGCGTCCTCGTCAACTCCGGTTTCCTCGATGGCATGGAGGTCGAGGCAGCCAAGGGCGCGGTCATCGCCCGCGCCGAGGCCGAGGGCTGGGGCAAGGGCACCACGGTATGGCGCCTGCGCGACTGGGGCGTTTCGCGCCAGCGGTATTGGGGCACGCCAATCCCGTTCATCCATTGCGACGCGTGTGGCGTGGTGCCGGTGCCGAAGGACCAGCTGCCCGTCGTGCTGCCTGAGGATGTGGACTTTTCCGTCCCCGGCAACCCGTTGTTGCGGCACCCCACCTGGAAGGACACGACCTGCCCGGCCTGCGGCGCCGCCGCCGTGCGCGAGACCGATACGCTCGACACCTTCGTCAATTCCAGCTGGTATTTCCTGCGCTTCGCCAGCCAGCCGGCGGACAGGCCCTTCGACGCTGCCGAGGTGGCGCAGTGGATGCCGGTCGACCAGTATATCGGCGGCATCGAGCACGCGATCCTGCACCTGCTCTACGCGCGCTTCTGGACCCGCGCGCTGGCGCATACCGGGCATCTGGACGTGGCCGAGCCCTTCGCCAGCCTGTTCACGCAAGGCATGGTCACGCACGAGACCTACAGCCGCAAGGATGGCGCGCGCGAGGTGTATTACGCGCCATCCGAGATCAGCCGGTCGGCCGAGGCTGCCGTGTTGCACGAGGATGGCCAGCCGGTGACGATCGGCAAGGTCGTCAAGATGTCGAAGTCGAAGAAGAACGTCGTCGACCCCGAGGACATCATTCGCGACTACGGCGCCGACGCGGTGCGCTGGTTCATGCTGTCGGACAGCCCGCCCGAACGCGACCTGCCGTGGTCCGAAGCCGGGATCGAGGGCTGCGGCCGCTTCGTCCAGCGGTTGTGGCGCCTGTTCGGCCAGTTCGACGCCAACGCCGCGGGCAAAGACGTGGCGCTCGCCCGCAAGACGCACCAGACCATCGCCGCCGTCGCCGAGGATATCGAGGCGCTGGCCTTCAACAAGGCCGTCGCCCGCCTGTATGAGCTGACGAGCGCCGCGGAAAAGGCCGC
This is a stretch of genomic DNA from Aurantiacibacter arachoides. It encodes these proteins:
- the leuS gene encoding leucine--tRNA ligase; translated protein: MTSERFDPGVADARWQAAWDAARCFEADSASTRPKSYVLEMFPYPSGRIHIGHVRNYTMGDVLARYRRMQGHEVLHPMGWDAFGMPAENAAMEKGVHPAGWTYDNIATMKRQLKQLGFALDWSREFATCDPAYYGHEQALFVDLYEAGLVYRKESEVNWDPVDMTVLANEQVIDGKGWRSGAEVEKRKLNQWFLKITDFAEDLLEGLDGLGGWPDKVRTMQANWIGRSQGLEFRFAGTNFDEAIEVYTTRPDTVFGASFVAVAVDHPIARAVAATSAEAADFIALCKKGGTTAAELETAEKLGFDTGLKVAHPFTGAELPVYIANFVLMDYGTGAIMAVPGHDSRDFEFATKYGLPIPRVVAASADEADRPFAGEAESGDGVLVNSGFLDGMEVEAAKGAVIARAEAEGWGKGTTVWRLRDWGVSRQRYWGTPIPFIHCDACGVVPVPKDQLPVVLPEDVDFSVPGNPLLRHPTWKDTTCPACGAAAVRETDTLDTFVNSSWYFLRFASQPADRPFDAAEVAQWMPVDQYIGGIEHAILHLLYARFWTRALAHTGHLDVAEPFASLFTQGMVTHETYSRKDGAREVYYAPSEISRSAEAAVLHEDGQPVTIGKVVKMSKSKKNVVDPEDIIRDYGADAVRWFMLSDSPPERDLPWSEAGIEGCGRFVQRLWRLFGQFDANAAGKDVALARKTHQTIAAVAEDIEALAFNKAVARLYELTSAAEKAAPGASRNHAIRALLLMASPMMPHLAEEAWQRMGGEGLVAQAAWPEVDPTLLVEDEVTIAVQHMGKLRDTLTAPKGSSKADLEALALASANVQRSIDGAAIRKVIVVPDRLVNIVT